Proteins encoded in a region of the Trueperaceae bacterium genome:
- a CDS encoding ornithine cyclodeaminase family protein yields the protein MLLLDSDEIEQVLTPQLCLDALEAVFGQLGHGQAVNMAGREVVLARLTDAEVPGARPGHAYHGLEVQSGTVPRMKTASLRVKSDVLYWPEVDGGFRRKKHPAAAGGLYCGFVILFDTDTGEPKALMPDGVVQRMRVGATSALGTKYLSRPESHVAGIIGAGWQAEAQVLTLDRVRDLREVRVFSPTPRNREELASRLDAVIDADVRPVSSAEEAVAGADIVHAATNSRTPVLRAEWLSPGTHVSVISMQEVGEELLASATTVAASRHHDPKLSYTVIADGFAEDVHEDEFQPGWWHNRAHWAKMPTLGELIDGRARGRTSADEVSLFINMGAAVQFAAVGAALMEAAARAGVGREIPTQWFLQPYAP from the coding sequence GTGCTGCTGCTGGATAGCGACGAGATCGAGCAGGTCCTCACGCCGCAGCTCTGCCTCGACGCGCTCGAGGCCGTCTTCGGCCAGCTCGGGCACGGCCAGGCGGTGAACATGGCGGGCCGGGAGGTGGTCCTGGCCCGCCTCACCGACGCGGAGGTCCCGGGCGCCAGGCCAGGCCATGCCTACCACGGGCTGGAGGTGCAGAGCGGCACCGTGCCGCGGATGAAGACCGCCAGCCTGAGGGTCAAGTCCGACGTCCTGTACTGGCCCGAGGTGGACGGCGGCTTCAGGCGCAAGAAGCACCCGGCCGCCGCGGGCGGCCTCTACTGCGGCTTCGTGATCCTCTTCGACACCGACACGGGCGAGCCCAAGGCGCTGATGCCGGACGGCGTCGTCCAGAGGATGCGCGTGGGCGCGACGTCCGCGCTGGGCACGAAGTACCTCTCGCGGCCGGAGTCGCACGTGGCGGGCATCATCGGCGCCGGCTGGCAGGCGGAGGCGCAGGTCCTTACCCTCGACCGCGTGCGCGACCTGCGCGAGGTGCGGGTCTTCAGCCCCACGCCGCGGAACCGCGAGGAGCTGGCGAGCCGGCTGGACGCCGTCATCGACGCCGACGTGAGGCCCGTGAGCTCGGCCGAGGAGGCGGTGGCGGGCGCCGACATCGTGCACGCCGCGACGAACTCGCGGACCCCGGTGCTGCGGGCCGAGTGGCTCTCGCCCGGGACCCACGTGAGCGTGATCTCGATGCAGGAGGTCGGGGAGGAGCTGCTGGCGTCCGCGACCACTGTGGCCGCCTCGCGCCACCACGATCCCAAGCTGTCCTACACCGTCATCGCCGACGGCTTCGCCGAGGACGTCCACGAGGACGAGTTCCAGCCCGGTTGGTGGCACAACCGGGCGCACTGGGCGAAGATGCCCACCCTCGGCGAGCTCATCGATGGACGGGCCAGGGGCAGGACCTCGGCTGACGAGGTCTCGCTCTTCATCAACATGGGCGCGGCCGTCCAGTTCGCCGCCGTAGGCGCCGCCCTCATGGAGGCGGCGGCGCGGGCCGGCGTCGGCCGCGAGATCCCCACGCAGTGGTTCCTCCAGCCCTACGCGCCATGA
- a CDS encoding cupin domain-containing protein, with the protein MRYRVSTWQDTVEREYPDGISTVRAVIGTRRDLPLGEYLPESSPLFSFGIAELPPGGRIAAHAHPDREELFYILEGEGTLTADGDEIACREGLAVWFGQGCEHELVNTSTGRLRCLFVGIVPHAVAAERARATRT; encoded by the coding sequence ATGAGGTACCGGGTTTCGACCTGGCAGGACACCGTGGAACGCGAGTACCCGGACGGCATCTCGACCGTCAGGGCGGTGATAGGCACCAGGCGGGACCTACCGCTCGGGGAGTACCTCCCCGAGAGCTCGCCGCTGTTCTCGTTCGGCATCGCGGAGCTGCCGCCCGGCGGCAGGATCGCCGCGCACGCGCACCCCGACAGGGAGGAGCTCTTCTACATCCTCGAGGGCGAGGGCACGCTCACCGCCGACGGGGACGAGATCGCCTGCCGCGAGGGCCTGGCCGTCTGGTTCGGCCAGGGCTGCGAGCACGAGCTCGTCAACACCTCGACCGGACGGCTGCGCTGCCTCTTCGTGGGCATCGTGCCCCACGCCGTGGCGGCCGAGCGGGCCCGGGCCACGCGCACCTGA
- a CDS encoding ABC transporter substrate-binding protein → MNWRSLSRAALTALLIGSAGLFVTGSAQDSGTTIVARLQYARAGGIYDPAYWRYTSDWFVYPNVFNWLVRWVPGSAGRELEPDLAESWEVSEDGRTYTFHLRQGVQFHGGYGELTADDVVFSLQRQMDDPEASFASDLANVTELTAVDDHTVRLTLAEPDASFLATVIAYRPGLIVSRTAVEERGEAFATQPIGTGPFEFVELTEAGDVVLTAFDDYFRGRPEVDTLIFRHIGEESVALQALRADEFQIIQTRGNPEVAAALAEDPEIETSRTVMTDSVRHIAFSPNFEPTQDVLVRQALAHAIDKELIDQALVGMELPTDVVYADDAIDGAPTYPYDPERARELLAEAGYPDGFPVTIMFQNRVPESILAEIVAACWQDVGLQVTLEGMEATAAFDRRNSFDFDVTVTSVGRPGDPNLLFTDLFHSSSEPPGGSNYFGYDGVDDLIEQARGVSDAATRAELYHQAHAQIMADLPIIPLSLQTFVGAWRDPVESLVFGANNNFWGETIRLTGGDE, encoded by the coding sequence GCGGGACTGTTCGTGACGGGGTCCGCGCAGGACTCCGGCACGACGATCGTGGCCCGGCTGCAGTACGCCCGGGCCGGCGGCATCTACGACCCCGCCTACTGGCGCTACACGTCCGATTGGTTCGTCTACCCCAACGTCTTCAACTGGCTGGTCCGGTGGGTGCCGGGCTCGGCCGGTCGCGAGCTCGAGCCCGACCTCGCTGAGAGCTGGGAGGTCTCCGAGGACGGCAGGACCTACACCTTCCACCTGCGGCAGGGGGTGCAGTTCCACGGCGGTTACGGCGAGCTGACCGCCGACGACGTCGTGTTCAGCCTCCAGCGCCAGATGGACGACCCGGAGGCCTCGTTCGCCAGCGACCTCGCCAACGTCACCGAGCTGACCGCCGTCGACGACCACACGGTGCGACTCACCCTCGCCGAGCCCGACGCGTCGTTCCTGGCGACCGTGATCGCCTACCGTCCGGGCCTCATCGTCTCGCGCACCGCGGTCGAGGAACGCGGGGAGGCGTTCGCCACGCAGCCCATCGGCACCGGACCGTTCGAGTTCGTCGAGCTCACCGAGGCCGGGGACGTGGTCCTGACGGCCTTCGACGACTACTTCAGGGGGCGCCCCGAGGTGGACACGCTGATCTTCCGGCACATCGGCGAGGAGTCCGTGGCCCTCCAGGCCCTCCGCGCCGACGAGTTCCAGATCATCCAGACGCGCGGGAACCCCGAGGTCGCCGCCGCCCTCGCCGAGGACCCGGAGATCGAGACGTCGCGGACGGTCATGACGGACTCGGTGAGGCACATCGCCTTCAGCCCCAACTTCGAGCCCACCCAGGACGTCCTCGTGCGCCAGGCGCTCGCCCACGCGATAGACAAGGAGCTGATCGACCAGGCCCTGGTGGGCATGGAGCTGCCCACCGACGTCGTCTACGCCGACGACGCCATCGACGGGGCCCCCACCTACCCCTATGACCCCGAGAGGGCGCGCGAGCTGCTGGCGGAGGCGGGCTACCCCGACGGGTTCCCCGTCACGATCATGTTCCAGAACCGCGTGCCCGAGAGCATCCTGGCGGAGATCGTCGCGGCCTGCTGGCAGGACGTCGGCCTCCAGGTGACCCTCGAGGGCATGGAGGCCACGGCCGCGTTCGACCGCCGCAACAGCTTCGACTTCGACGTGACCGTGACCTCGGTCGGCCGCCCCGGCGACCCGAACCTGCTCTTCACGGACCTGTTCCACTCGTCGTCTGAGCCGCCGGGCGGGTCGAACTACTTCGGGTACGACGGCGTGGACGACCTCATCGAGCAGGCGAGGGGCGTGTCCGACGCCGCCACCAGGGCGGAGCTGTACCACCAGGCCCACGCGCAGATCATGGCGGACCTCCCCATCATCCCGCTGTCGCTCCAGACGTTCGTCGGGGCGTGGCGCGACCCCGTCGAGTCGCTCGTCTTCGGGGCCAACAACAACTTCTGGGGAGAGACCATCAGGCTCACCGGCGGGGACGAGTGA